In one window of Gemmatimonadota bacterium DNA:
- a CDS encoding carbonic anhydrase codes for MNKLGMALGGVGTFLGAAVLGFVVLLAREARTAGHEVQALRGQVAELQAQLATGADQARTGHGRANVLTSFNPDVNLPRFKETAFVDPMASVIGDVQLGGGVYVAPFASLRGDEGQPIALGDETNVQDGVVLHALETESHGQPVANRTYEVNGRKYAVYVGKRVSLAHQSQVHGPARIDDDVFVGMQALVFKAWVGRGSVIEPGAKVIGVIVPPGRYVRAGSVLTDQKLADQLPEITEDYPFKGLNEAVVHVNTSFAESYGAAARPAPAEGEAGAAGGHGEVAAQTAPAEHH; via the coding sequence GTGAACAAGCTCGGCATGGCGTTGGGTGGCGTCGGGACCTTCCTCGGCGCGGCGGTCCTCGGATTCGTGGTGCTGCTGGCGCGGGAGGCCCGGACCGCGGGCCACGAGGTCCAGGCCCTGCGGGGGCAGGTGGCCGAACTGCAGGCGCAGCTTGCCACCGGGGCCGACCAGGCCCGGACGGGGCACGGCCGGGCCAACGTGCTCACCAGCTTCAACCCCGACGTGAACCTGCCTCGCTTCAAGGAAACCGCCTTCGTGGACCCGATGGCGAGCGTCATCGGCGACGTGCAGCTCGGCGGCGGCGTCTACGTGGCGCCCTTCGCCTCGCTCCGCGGCGACGAGGGGCAGCCCATCGCCCTGGGCGACGAAACCAACGTCCAGGATGGCGTGGTGTTGCACGCGCTGGAGACGGAGAGCCACGGCCAGCCGGTGGCCAACCGCACCTACGAGGTGAACGGCCGAAAGTACGCCGTCTACGTGGGCAAGCGGGTCTCGCTGGCCCACCAGTCGCAGGTGCACGGTCCCGCCCGGATCGACGACGACGTGTTCGTCGGGATGCAGGCGCTGGTGTTCAAGGCGTGGGTGGGGCGCGGCTCGGTCATCGAGCCCGGGGCCAAGGTCATCGGGGTGATTGTGCCGCCCGGCCGGTACGTCCGCGCCGGCTCGGTGCTCACCGACCAGAAGCTGGCCGACCAGCTGCCCGAGATCACCGAGGACTATCCGTTCAAGGGACTCAACGAGGCGGTGGTGCACGTGAACACCAGCTTCGCCGAGAGCTACGGCGCCGCGGCGCGGCCGGCGCCGGCGGAGGGCGAGGCGGGGGCCGCCGGCGGGCATGGCGAGGTCGCGGCCCAGACCGCGCCCGCCGAGCACCACTAG
- the queE gene encoding 7-carboxy-7-deazaguanine synthase: MTYAVKEIFYTLQGEGANAGRPAVFCRFAGCNLWSGREADRATAVCRFCDTEFVGTDGPGGGRFASAAALATAVRAAWPAVTPPGARPLVVCTGGEPLLQLDGAAIDALHQAGFEVAVETNGTQAAPPGLDWICVSPKAGAPLVLTHGHELKLVYPQEDAEPERYRGLGFGQFYLQPMDGPAQAANTARAVEYCLRHPEWRLSLQTHKLLGIP, translated from the coding sequence ATGACCTACGCCGTGAAGGAGATCTTCTACACCCTGCAGGGCGAGGGGGCGAACGCGGGCCGTCCGGCCGTATTCTGCCGCTTCGCGGGGTGCAATCTCTGGAGCGGCCGCGAGGCCGACCGCGCCACGGCCGTCTGCCGCTTCTGCGATACCGAGTTCGTGGGCACCGACGGGCCGGGGGGCGGGAGGTTCGCGAGCGCCGCGGCGCTGGCGACGGCGGTGCGCGCGGCGTGGCCGGCCGTGACCCCGCCAGGAGCAAGACCGCTGGTGGTCTGCACCGGCGGGGAACCGCTCCTCCAGCTCGATGGCGCGGCGATCGACGCGCTGCATCAGGCGGGGTTCGAGGTCGCGGTCGAGACCAACGGCACCCAGGCGGCGCCGCCCGGGCTCGACTGGATCTGCGTGAGCCCCAAGGCCGGGGCGCCGCTGGTGCTCACGCACGGGCACGAGCTCAAGCTGGTGTATCCGCAGGAGGACGCCGAGCCGGAGCGGTATCGCGGGCTCGGCTTCGGACAGTTCTACCTGCAGCCGATGGACGGACCGGCGCAGGCGGCCAACACCGCCCGCGCCGTGGAGTATTGCCTGCGCCACCCCGAGTGGCGCCTGAGCCTGCAGACCCACAAGCTGCTGGGTATCCCATGA
- a CDS encoding TIGR01777 family protein yields MASQIFELTSELPVSAEAAYAWHARPGAFERLAPPWEPVRILEREGGLGDGRVVLEVPIGPVKQRWVARHLAAEPGRQFVDEQVEGPFARWLHTHRFEPLGPDRCRYIDHIQYELPFGAVGELGASMVATRLQRTFRYRHATLAADLALHLRLGHPAPLTILVTGGTGMLGASLIPFLTSGGHTVRRMVRRNPGPGDYLWNPARHEFDARALEGVDAVIHLAGEPIAGARWSSEQKRKILDSRVQSTELLAEHIAGRTDRPRVLFSASAVGVYPPLGDEPQAEQASLRSGPDAGFLERVGHAWEAAAASADRVGIRVVRGRIGVVLTPAGGALAKMLPPFLAGVGGRMGTGTQYMSWIGVDDVLGAIAHALFTPTVSGPVNLTAPTPVTNAEFTRVLAEVLGRPAMLPVPAAALRLALGEMADDLLLASLRIVPERLQATGYTFRHADLGAALRHVLGR; encoded by the coding sequence ATGGCATCCCAGATCTTCGAGCTCACGAGCGAACTGCCGGTCTCGGCCGAGGCGGCCTACGCCTGGCACGCGCGGCCGGGGGCCTTCGAGCGGCTGGCGCCGCCCTGGGAGCCGGTGCGCATCCTGGAGCGCGAGGGGGGCCTGGGCGATGGCCGCGTGGTGCTCGAGGTGCCGATCGGCCCGGTGAAGCAGCGCTGGGTGGCCCGCCACCTCGCCGCCGAGCCGGGACGCCAGTTCGTCGACGAGCAGGTGGAGGGGCCCTTTGCGCGCTGGCTGCACACCCACCGGTTCGAGCCGCTGGGTCCCGACCGCTGCCGCTACATCGACCACATCCAGTACGAGCTCCCCTTCGGCGCCGTCGGCGAGCTCGGCGCCTCGATGGTGGCCACCCGGCTGCAGCGCACCTTCCGCTACCGGCACGCCACCCTGGCCGCCGACCTCGCGCTGCACCTGCGCCTCGGCCACCCGGCCCCGCTCACCATCCTCGTGACCGGGGGCACCGGCATGCTGGGGGCAAGCCTCATCCCGTTCCTCACCTCCGGCGGCCACACCGTGCGGCGGATGGTGCGGCGCAACCCCGGCCCAGGCGACTACCTCTGGAACCCCGCGCGGCATGAGTTCGATGCCCGCGCGCTCGAGGGCGTGGACGCGGTGATCCACCTCGCCGGCGAGCCGATCGCGGGGGCGCGCTGGTCCAGTGAGCAGAAACGGAAGATCCTCGACAGCCGGGTGCAGTCCACCGAGCTGCTCGCCGAGCACATCGCGGGGCGGACCGACCGGCCCCGGGTACTGTTCTCCGCCAGTGCGGTCGGCGTCTATCCGCCGCTGGGAGATGAGCCGCAGGCGGAGCAGGCATCGCTCCGCAGCGGCCCCGACGCGGGGTTCCTCGAGCGGGTGGGGCACGCCTGGGAGGCGGCCGCCGCCTCCGCCGATCGCGTGGGCATTCGCGTGGTGCGCGGGCGGATCGGCGTGGTGCTCACCCCCGCCGGTGGCGCGCTGGCCAAGATGCTGCCGCCGTTCCTGGCCGGCGTGGGCGGCCGGATGGGCACCGGCACGCAGTACATGAGCTGGATCGGGGTGGACGACGTCCTCGGCGCCATCGCCCACGCGCTGTTCACGCCGACGGTGTCGGGGCCGGTCAACCTGACCGCCCCGACGCCCGTCACCAATGCCGAGTTCACCCGGGTGCTGGCCGAAGTGCTGGGGCGGCCTGCGATGCTGCCGGTACCGGCCGCGGCGCTCCGCCTGGCCCTGGGCGAGATGGCAGACGACCTGCTGCTCGCGAGCCTTCGGATCGTCCCGGAACGGCTCCAGGCCACCGGCTACACCTTCCGCCACGCGGACCTCGGCGCGGCGCTGCGGCACGTGCTGGGGCGATAG
- a CDS encoding sensor domain-containing diguanylate cyclase → MDSPTALSSLASLPSAFATACRSASSDTELFERCRESLVRRFGSERIWFQVSSPGALVPLLPPPDWLGGAQEVVRLSSGQTEIAIHADPSVAAELRGHATPIALGLSVMLELHGVLRERQGQLDDAVFQLRALRQVARLLSSVHSGEETENLILDFMAEVFFCWWACLYRPLGEVYIPKVVRSLKGSMSLAPVPRHQLESALPGDSPVATANDAAIARLFPPTTQIVVSLEAGSERLAVLALGPRLHEQAFGPSESDLAGTLAFAAAIALKNAQLVEQLQSAASTDPLTGLSNRRAMEERLAAELSRTHRHQIRTSVVAVDLDRFKTVNDTLGHAAGDRLLVEIAGAIRSQCRSLDAVGRVGGDEFLVILPMTSAEEAVVFAARVQRAVALLGKTHPEYGRPSLSMGIAEAPRHGATPDAILGAADMALYRAKRGGRDAVQTAEDA, encoded by the coding sequence ATGGACTCCCCGACCGCACTCTCCTCCCTGGCCTCGCTGCCCAGCGCCTTTGCCACGGCGTGCCGCTCCGCCAGCTCCGACACCGAGCTGTTCGAGCGCTGCCGGGAGTCGCTGGTGCGCCGGTTCGGGAGCGAGCGCATCTGGTTCCAGGTCAGCTCCCCCGGCGCCCTGGTGCCGCTGCTGCCCCCGCCCGACTGGCTGGGGGGTGCGCAGGAGGTGGTGCGGCTCTCCAGCGGCCAGACCGAGATCGCCATCCACGCCGATCCCTCGGTGGCCGCCGAGCTGCGCGGGCACGCCACCCCAATTGCGCTGGGGCTGTCGGTGATGCTCGAGCTGCACGGGGTGCTTCGGGAGCGGCAGGGGCAGCTGGACGACGCGGTGTTCCAGCTCCGGGCCCTGCGGCAGGTGGCGCGGCTGCTCTCCTCGGTGCACTCAGGGGAGGAGACGGAGAACCTGATCCTCGACTTCATGGCCGAGGTGTTCTTCTGCTGGTGGGCCTGCCTGTACCGGCCGCTGGGCGAGGTGTACATCCCCAAGGTGGTACGCTCGCTCAAGGGCTCGATGTCGCTGGCGCCGGTGCCGCGGCACCAGCTCGAGAGCGCGCTCCCGGGCGACAGCCCGGTGGCCACCGCCAACGACGCGGCGATCGCCAGGCTGTTCCCGCCCACCACCCAGATCGTGGTGTCGCTGGAGGCCGGGTCGGAACGGCTGGCGGTGCTGGCGCTGGGGCCGCGGCTGCACGAGCAGGCGTTCGGCCCCTCGGAATCCGACCTGGCCGGCACCCTGGCCTTCGCCGCGGCGATCGCGCTCAAGAACGCGCAGCTGGTGGAGCAGCTGCAGAGCGCCGCGAGCACCGATCCGCTGACGGGGCTCTCCAACCGCCGGGCCATGGAGGAACGGCTCGCGGCGGAGCTCTCCCGCACCCACCGGCACCAGATCCGCACCAGCGTGGTGGCGGTGGACCTGGACCGCTTCAAGACCGTCAACGACACCCTGGGGCACGCCGCCGGCGACCGGCTGCTGGTGGAGATCGCCGGCGCCATCCGGTCGCAGTGCCGCTCCCTCGACGCCGTGGGGCGCGTGGGCGGCGACGAATTCCTGGTGATCCTGCCGATGACCAGCGCGGAGGAGGCGGTGGTGTTCGCCGCGCGGGTGCAGCGGGCGGTGGCCCTCCTGGGCAAGACCCACCCGGAGTACGGCCGGCCCTCCCTGAGCATGGGCATCGCGGAGGCGCCGCGGCACGGCGCCACGCCCGACGCCATCCTCGGCGCCGCCGACATGGCGCTCTACCGCGCCAAGCGCG
- the queC gene encoding 7-cyano-7-deazaguanine synthase QueC, translated as MPASPRAVVLVSGGLDSATALAVARRDGFLPYALSFRYGQRHAVELAAAREVCRRAGVAEHAVVAIDLRFFGGSALTSDLPVPKHDRVEELTPDIPSTYVPARNTIFLSYALAWAEVLGAWDIMIGVNALDYSGYPDCRPEYIAAFERMANLATRAGVSGERKLTIHTPLIHLTKREIIALGRELGVDYGVTRSCYDPTPDGAACGHCDSCLLRLRGFRENGLDDPAPYQPSGLAK; from the coding sequence ATGCCCGCTTCTCCCCGCGCCGTGGTGCTCGTCTCCGGTGGCCTCGACTCGGCCACCGCGCTGGCCGTGGCCCGCCGGGACGGGTTCCTCCCCTACGCCCTGAGCTTCCGCTACGGCCAGCGCCACGCCGTGGAACTGGCCGCCGCCCGGGAGGTCTGCCGCCGGGCCGGGGTGGCGGAACACGCGGTGGTGGCGATCGACCTGCGCTTCTTCGGCGGCTCCGCCCTCACCAGCGACCTGCCCGTCCCCAAGCACGACCGGGTGGAGGAGCTCACCCCGGACATCCCGTCCACGTACGTCCCGGCGCGCAATACGATCTTCCTGTCCTACGCGCTGGCCTGGGCGGAGGTGCTGGGGGCGTGGGATATCATGATCGGCGTGAACGCACTCGACTACAGCGGCTACCCCGACTGCCGACCCGAGTACATCGCGGCGTTCGAGCGGATGGCCAACCTGGCCACCCGCGCCGGAGTAAGTGGCGAGCGGAAGCTCACCATCCACACCCCGCTCATTCACCTGACCAAGCGCGAGATCATCGCGCTGGGCCGGGAGCTGGGGGTGGATTACGGCGTCACCCGCAGCTGCTACGACCCGACGCCCGACGGCGCCGCCTGCGGCCACTGCGACAGCTGCCTGCTCCGCCTCCGCGGGTTCCGGGAGAACGGGCTGGACGACCCGGCGCCGTACCAGCCGTCGGGGTTGGCAAAGTAG
- a CDS encoding M1 family metallopeptidase: MPPRLMSLRIPTLLALLAAPSLAAQAADSSPFRPLDLPAPNQIRTGAGRPGPGYWQQRVDYRIRATLDPATHELQGRAAIHYVNRSPEALSYLWLHLEQNICAPGSVTSLLDQPPLVFLGTAFDFSCKGFAGGITIESLTRLGRPLPFAITGTTMRVDLPRAIPPGGVYDFDVVWRFTVPPYGAGRMGRDGTLYELGQWYPRLAVYDDVKGWNHEPYIGSGEFYLEYGRFDVAITVPARYVVAATGTLDNPLEVLTAAQRARLARARLADSAIPIITREEAGQPAARPRREGTLTWRFHADSVRDFAFAAAPDFQWDASGWRGILVQTFYRPSAALWSEANHMVREGLRYYSQQWYPYPYPQMSSIEGPIEGMEYPMMTFDPAGPTRIDLQWVLAHELGHQWMPMIVGSNERLYPWMDEGFNTFIDLRNASNYFLGTPYGDTIEVHPLRLAPEHTVPGQEQPLIARPVEVRDLFWTGYQKPALMLSLLRDQVLGRDRFDAAFREYLRTWAWKHPTPADFFRVMRDHSGQDLDWFWRGWVYSTARLDQAVDSVVAVSDSVTEIHLSNRGGLVMPATLSLVLELGDAPNTRYVRLPVDMWNLGPRFVYRHRGPERVVGVTLDPASELPDADRANNRWAR; the protein is encoded by the coding sequence ATGCCCCCCCGGCTCATGTCCCTGCGCATCCCGACCCTGCTGGCCCTCCTCGCTGCCCCGTCGCTCGCGGCCCAGGCGGCCGACAGCTCCCCCTTCCGCCCGCTCGATCTCCCGGCGCCCAACCAGATCCGCACCGGCGCGGGGCGGCCGGGTCCCGGCTACTGGCAGCAGCGGGTGGACTACCGGATCCGGGCCACGCTCGATCCCGCCACCCACGAGCTGCAGGGCCGCGCGGCGATCCACTACGTGAACCGCTCCCCCGAGGCGCTGTCATACCTCTGGCTCCACCTCGAGCAGAACATCTGCGCCCCCGGGTCGGTGACCAGCCTGCTCGACCAGCCGCCGCTCGTCTTCCTGGGCACGGCGTTCGACTTCTCGTGCAAGGGCTTCGCCGGCGGGATCACGATCGAGTCCCTGACGCGGCTGGGGCGGCCGCTGCCCTTCGCCATCACCGGCACCACCATGCGGGTGGACCTGCCGCGGGCCATCCCGCCGGGCGGGGTCTACGACTTCGACGTAGTCTGGCGCTTCACGGTGCCGCCGTACGGCGCCGGGCGCATGGGGCGCGACGGCACGCTGTACGAGCTGGGCCAGTGGTACCCCCGGCTCGCGGTGTACGACGACGTGAAGGGGTGGAACCACGAGCCCTACATCGGCTCGGGGGAGTTCTACCTGGAGTACGGCCGGTTCGACGTGGCCATCACCGTCCCGGCGCGCTACGTGGTGGCGGCCACCGGCACGCTCGACAACCCGCTCGAGGTGCTCACGGCCGCGCAGCGCGCCCGGCTGGCCCGCGCCCGATTGGCGGACAGCGCCATCCCGATCATCACCCGCGAAGAGGCCGGGCAGCCGGCGGCCCGCCCGCGGCGCGAGGGCACCCTCACCTGGCGCTTCCACGCCGACAGCGTGCGCGACTTCGCCTTCGCCGCCGCCCCCGACTTCCAGTGGGACGCGAGCGGGTGGCGCGGCATCCTGGTCCAGACCTTCTACCGGCCCTCCGCGGCCCTGTGGAGCGAGGCCAACCACATGGTGCGCGAGGGGCTGCGCTACTACAGCCAGCAGTGGTATCCCTATCCCTACCCCCAGATGTCGAGCATCGAGGGGCCGATCGAGGGGATGGAGTACCCGATGATGACCTTCGACCCCGCCGGTCCCACCCGGATCGACCTGCAATGGGTCCTGGCCCACGAACTGGGCCACCAGTGGATGCCGATGATCGTCGGCAGCAATGAACGGCTCTATCCCTGGATGGACGAGGGGTTCAACACGTTCATCGACCTCCGCAACGCCTCCAACTACTTCCTCGGCACCCCGTACGGCGACACCATCGAGGTGCACCCGCTGCGCCTGGCGCCGGAGCACACCGTGCCGGGCCAGGAACAGCCGCTCATCGCGCGGCCGGTCGAGGTGCGCGACCTCTTCTGGACCGGTTACCAGAAGCCGGCCCTGATGCTCTCGCTGCTCCGCGACCAGGTGCTTGGCCGCGACCGCTTCGACGCCGCCTTCCGCGAGTACCTCCGGACCTGGGCCTGGAAGCATCCCACCCCGGCGGACTTCTTCCGGGTCATGCGCGATCACTCCGGCCAGGACCTCGACTGGTTCTGGCGCGGCTGGGTCTACTCCACCGCGCGCCTCGACCAGGCGGTGGACTCCGTGGTGGCCGTGAGCGACAGTGTCACCGAGATCCACCTCTCCAACCGCGGCGGACTGGTCATGCCCGCCACCCTGTCCCTGGTGCTGGAGCTGGGCGACGCCCCCAACACCCGCTACGTCCGCCTGCCCGTGGACATGTGGAACCTCGGGCCGAGGTTCGTCTACCGGCATCGCGGCCCCGAGCGGGTGGTGGGGGTGACCCTCGACCCGGCCAGTGAGCTGCCCGACGCCGACCGCGCCAACAACCGCTGGGCCCGATGA
- a CDS encoding CBS domain-containing protein, with protein sequence MTWSFKLVRLLGVDVKVHFTFLLVLLFIGLDGYRTGGLAAATQTVGLTLSVFACVVLHEYGHILTARQFGIRTRDVVLLPIGGLARLERLPERPREEFLIAVAGPAVNLAIAFVVGGVILLLGEQPTAFLGRTIPALLTGEPEGIALLYSSFPHFLITINLFLLAFNLIPAYPMDGGRVLRAVLATRLGMVRATRLAARVGQVIAMVAGVFGLLSQDMMIMLLALFVFLGAGAEAAAVETKAAGQGIIVDQMMITRFETIPAYAPLRTAVDLLLDGEQREFPVVDTSGAVIGLLTRDNLIRGLAGRGPDSTVAETMTAGVAALPLGLSFEEALHRLRGSGLPALPVLDSTGRIAGLLTMDNITDLILVRQAARRDDGKAGGR encoded by the coding sequence ATGACCTGGTCGTTCAAGCTCGTCCGCCTCCTCGGCGTGGACGTGAAGGTGCATTTCACCTTCCTCCTGGTACTCCTGTTCATCGGCCTCGACGGCTACCGGACCGGCGGCCTCGCCGCCGCCACCCAGACAGTCGGGCTGACGCTCTCGGTCTTCGCCTGCGTGGTGCTGCACGAGTACGGGCACATCCTGACCGCCCGCCAGTTCGGCATCCGCACCCGCGACGTGGTGCTGCTGCCAATCGGCGGGCTGGCGCGGCTGGAACGGCTCCCGGAGCGGCCGCGGGAGGAGTTCCTGATCGCGGTGGCGGGCCCGGCGGTGAACCTGGCGATCGCCTTCGTGGTGGGCGGGGTCATCCTGCTCCTCGGCGAGCAGCCCACCGCCTTCCTGGGCCGGACCATCCCCGCCCTGCTCACCGGCGAGCCGGAGGGGATCGCCCTGCTGTACTCGAGCTTTCCGCACTTCCTGATCACCATCAACCTGTTCCTGCTCGCCTTCAACCTGATCCCCGCCTACCCGATGGACGGCGGCCGGGTGCTCCGCGCGGTGCTGGCCACCCGGCTGGGCATGGTGCGCGCCACCCGGCTGGCGGCCCGGGTGGGGCAGGTGATCGCGATGGTGGCGGGGGTGTTCGGGCTGCTGAGCCAGGACATGATGATCATGCTGCTGGCGCTGTTCGTCTTCCTGGGCGCCGGGGCCGAGGCCGCCGCGGTGGAGACCAAGGCGGCGGGCCAGGGCATCATCGTGGACCAGATGATGATCACCCGGTTCGAGACCATCCCCGCCTACGCGCCGCTGCGCACCGCGGTGGACCTGCTGCTCGACGGCGAGCAGCGGGAGTTCCCGGTGGTCGACACGTCCGGCGCGGTGATCGGGCTGCTCACCCGCGACAACCTGATCCGCGGGCTGGCCGGCCGCGGTCCCGACTCGACCGTGGCCGAGACCATGACCGCCGGCGTGGCGGCGCTCCCGCTCGGCCTGTCGTTCGAGGAGGCGCTGCACCGGCTGCGCGGCAGCGGCCTCCCCGCCCTGCCGGTGCTCGACAGCACCGGCCGGATCGCCGGGCTGCTCACGATGGACAACATCACGGATCTCATCCTGGTGCGGCAGGCGGCGAGGCGGGACGACGGGAAGGCGGGAGGGCGGTAG
- a CDS encoding FHA domain-containing protein: MTPALALYHGQVVIPLDGRPVAIGRLPECDVMFEGWEVSRRHARIVPTPAGPLLVDRSRFGTFVNAAQVVAPLLLSAGDVIRVGRYEVRIDLAPPGLSSRASQTAGGRFASWAARFGPSEVMGAVAAVAGAWGAQRLGGGRVTMVTAAVLAETVLYYLALLLRDLRFESRERQRAGLPFGRRGVEDVLQNLIREFGTAELLDTLLLRPLAFWVGLGLVGLPAGILGGKLVADLLFYGPVLARLHWRLGSRSSAPREVAQLRSTQAMPIPTLGQLRESEDLQATTLPTTRDGGDTPRSPASNR, encoded by the coding sequence GTGACGCCCGCGCTCGCGCTGTATCACGGGCAGGTGGTGATCCCGCTGGACGGGCGGCCGGTGGCCATCGGCCGACTGCCCGAGTGCGACGTCATGTTCGAGGGGTGGGAGGTTTCCCGCCGTCACGCCCGCATCGTCCCCACCCCCGCCGGTCCGCTGCTGGTGGACCGCAGCCGCTTCGGCACCTTCGTGAATGCCGCGCAGGTCGTGGCACCCCTCCTGCTCTCCGCCGGCGACGTCATCCGGGTGGGTCGCTACGAGGTGCGGATCGACCTCGCGCCGCCGGGGCTCTCCAGCCGCGCCTCGCAGACCGCCGGGGGCCGCTTCGCGTCGTGGGCCGCCCGGTTTGGTCCGTCGGAGGTGATGGGCGCCGTGGCGGCGGTCGCCGGGGCGTGGGGCGCGCAGCGGCTCGGGGGTGGGCGGGTCACGATGGTCACCGCCGCGGTACTCGCCGAGACGGTGCTGTACTACCTCGCCCTGCTGCTGCGGGACCTGCGGTTCGAATCGCGGGAGCGGCAGCGCGCGGGCCTGCCGTTCGGACGCCGCGGTGTCGAGGACGTGCTGCAGAACCTGATCCGCGAGTTCGGCACCGCCGAGCTCCTCGACACCCTCCTGCTCCGGCCGCTGGCGTTCTGGGTGGGGCTCGGCCTGGTCGGCCTGCCCGCCGGCATCCTGGGCGGCAAGCTGGTGGCGGACCTGCTGTTCTACGGGCCGGTGCTCGCCCGCCTGCACTGGCGCCTCGGGTCCCGCTCCAGCGCCCCGCGCGAGGTGGCCCAGCTCCGCAGCACCCAGGCCATGCCCATCCCGACCCTGGGCCAGCTGCGCGAGTCCGAGGACCTGCAGGCCACCACCCTGCCCACCACGCGCGATGGTGGGGACACCCCCCGCTCCCCCGCCTCCAACCGCTGA
- a CDS encoding amidinotransferase, translated as MTRPYGAQSMVAPLRCVMVRTPDAAFGDADPLRWHYTARPDLGRARAEHAAFVALLSEAGAEVVYHDAPLPGHADAIFVHDPVLVTDRGAILLRMGKPLREGEEAAIGASLEASGVPVLARLSGDARAEGGDCLWLDARTLAVGLGFRTNATGLAQLQAALGPAVEVVPVQLPYDQGPEACLHLMSLISLVADDLAVVYPPLMPVPFWELLRARGIRIVEAPAAEYATMATNVLALAPRRCLMLEGNPVTRARLEAAGCTVLTYRGDEISRKAEGGATCLTRPVWRS; from the coding sequence ATGACCCGGCCCTACGGCGCGCAGTCGATGGTCGCCCCGCTCCGGTGCGTGATGGTGCGCACCCCCGATGCCGCCTTCGGCGACGCCGACCCCCTCCGCTGGCACTACACCGCACGCCCCGACCTGGGCCGCGCCCGCGCCGAGCATGCGGCATTCGTGGCGCTGCTCTCGGAGGCTGGCGCCGAGGTGGTGTACCACGACGCCCCGCTGCCCGGGCACGCCGACGCCATCTTTGTCCACGACCCGGTGCTGGTGACCGATCGGGGCGCGATCCTGCTCCGGATGGGCAAGCCGCTGCGGGAAGGGGAGGAGGCCGCGATCGGCGCGTCCCTCGAGGCGAGCGGCGTGCCGGTGCTGGCCCGGCTCTCGGGGGACGCGCGGGCGGAAGGGGGGGACTGCCTGTGGCTCGATGCCCGGACCCTGGCCGTGGGGCTCGGCTTCCGCACCAACGCCACGGGGCTGGCGCAGCTCCAGGCCGCGCTGGGGCCGGCGGTGGAAGTCGTGCCGGTGCAGCTCCCGTACGACCAGGGCCCGGAGGCGTGCCTGCACCTCATGTCCCTGATCAGCCTGGTGGCCGACGACCTGGCCGTGGTCTATCCGCCCCTGATGCCCGTGCCGTTCTGGGAGCTGCTGCGGGCGCGAGGCATCCGGATAGTCGAGGCCCCGGCGGCGGAGTACGCCACCATGGCCACCAACGTCCTGGCGCTGGCGCCGCGCCGCTGCCTCATGCTGGAGGGGAATCCGGTCACCCGCGCGCGGCTCGAGGCGGCGGGGTGCACGGTGCTGACCTATCGGGGGGATGAGATCTCGCGCAAGGCGGAAGGGGGCGCCACCTGCCTCACCCGCCCGGTGTGGCGGTCCTAG